A region of Plasmodium falciparum 3D7 genome assembly, chromosome: 12 DNA encodes the following proteins:
- a CDS encoding kinesin-13, putative produces the protein MFKKTMQQKRQSFIKNKSEVYPQKSVNLGNKIKVRSKTMNSKIKVVVRKRPLSELEKKKKDSDIITVKNNCTLYIDEPRYKVDMTKYIERHEFIVDKVFDDTVDNFTVYENTIKPLIIDLYENGCVCSCFAYGQTGSGKTYTMLGSQPYGQSDTPGIFQYAAGDIFTFLNIYDKDNTKGIFISFYEIYCGKLYDLLQKRKMVAALENGKKEVVVKDLKILRVLTKEELILKMIDGVLLRKIGVNSQNDESSRSHAILNIDLKDINKNTSLGKIAFIDLAGSERGADTVSQNKQTQTDGANINRSLLALKECIRAMDSDKNHIPFRDSELTKVLRDIFVGKSKSIMIANISPTISCCEQTLNTLRYSSRVKNFKNKSTCINEEDDTNTERISILDSKGSEMNASSIENVVIKSNHLLSNNNNNKINRGKINDKIERNNILKNKSFDKPREGFTSTFGKYSSLNDIDKIKKNKKKGLINYKSTLYNDNTINKKHNNNNNNNNDNNDNNNDNNNNNNNDSSSMVNNMINHMINNNINNNINVNNNNNNNNNNNNSHNNHLPQPNYAFTDTSDFSSLDDMNCHLNNNDKSIFLHKKNLRDNIKLKNRSSCDNIMNKKKNNLHLARHSVGSKLTMFSYDPQKNKDNTFFKSNINKMEDNTPKDILYESRNVSNMNGNVLLGLNKNTHHDISTKDENHNDNKINNGVINIINNSNVNSINNSNMNSINNSNMNSNSIYKSNYNSNQSISDVQIRYVNEMDTSNKNNDNIFFDAISCDNNMYPNITNNNNNNNNNNNNNNNNIDVENYNNRDGTNNSMKLYAYNSHNLFQPDNNKNTSNIQNINTNKNNQDGNVNYSMNFCHYNLNDKNYLIDLNNKEQKDKNIHGCDNNIIQNRNDFEKKKKTNFYNNNNIVIVNNNMGNNNSPRMKYGLCGSHTSIDNMKNNEMKNNEMKDNEMKDNHIKSNNNNSSSSSSSNNNIYNNINDDDTFQNDYCHNDNTFTIRRKNNTNINSNIYQNDDIIYTINSLNDYMSNTLLHFKEKYTYPTLSTNEDIYNKEMEGKHIRLDDQDKYDDNDNNNVDNNNKNNVDNNVDNNNVDNNVDNNDKNNVDNNNVDNDDDDVDFHNIKNFNNNEYLSYFQKNVDTIINNCLNSLDISSMYDDTKEILNNILLSKYKAEKDNVIKKYINEDIKNMSLEEIDKTAQSIYEKRKVLLTKLLLLFKKNVDTQINNETSDLRKDLVMCHICNNNPDDQFHFYAYSRLEKDIINLIMLRQIWCESENLRLLYQFLVVEYQNKSANSVLLNVSSNNGDIILLNKKLVQDNIKNSMDHNNIHKK, from the exons atgTTTAAGAAAACGATGCAGCAGAAAAGACAATCTTTTATAAAGAACAAG AGTGAAGTCTATCCTCAAAAAAGCGTAAATCTtggtaataaaataaaagtgaGGAGTAAAACTATGAACAGTAAAATAAAAGTTGTGGTGAGGAAGAGACCACTGAGCGAAttagaaaagaagaaaaaagataGTGATATAATTACAGTAAAAAACAATTGTACGCTTTATATAGATGAACCAAGATATAAAGTGGATATgacaaaatatatagaaaggCATGAATTTATTGTAGATAAAGTTTTTGATGATACGGTTGATAATTTCACAGTATATGAGAATACCATAAAACCATTAATAATAGATTTATATGAGAATGGTTGTGTATGTTCTTGTTTTGCTTATGGGCAAACAGGTAGCGGGAAGACTTATACGATGTTAGGTTCACAACCGTATGGACAGAGTGATACCCCTGGTATATTTCAATACGCAGCAGGGGATATATTTacctttttaaatatttatgataaagATAATACGAAAGggatatttatatcattttatgaAATTTATTGTGgtaaattatatgatttattacaaaaacGTAAGATGGTAGCAGCATTAGAAAATGGGAAAAAAGAAGTTGTAGTAAaagatttaaaaatattaagagTATTAACAAAAGaagaattaatattaaaaatgatagaTGGTGttttattaagaaaaattGGTGTTAATTCACAAAACGATGAATCATCTAGATCACATgctatattaaatattgatttaaaagatataaataaaaatacatctCTTGGAAAAATTGCTTTCATTGATTTAGCAGGAAGTGAAAGAGGAGCTGATACCGTTTcacaaaataaacaaacacAAACCGATGGAGCTAATATTAATAGATCTTTACTAGCCTTAAAGGAATGTATTCGAGCTATGGATTCAGATAAAAATCATATACCTTTCAGAGATTCAGAATTAACTAAAGTTTTAAGAGATATATTTGTAGGGAAATCTAAAAGTATTATGATAGCTAATATTTCTCCTACAATTAGTTGTTGTGAGCAAACATTGAATACATTAAGATATTCTTCAAGAGTTAAGaactttaaaaataaatctacatgtataaatgaagaagatgataCAAATACCGAAAGAATTAGTATATTAGATTCAAAGGGAAGTGAAATGAATGCATCTAGTATAGAAAATGTAGTTATCAAATCAAATCATCTtctttcaaataataataataataaaatcaaTCGTGGCAAAATTAATGATAAGAtagaaagaaataatatcttaaaaaataaatcttttGATAAACCTAGGGAAGGATTCACATCAACCTTTGGAAAATACAGTTCACTTAATGATATagacaaaataaagaaaaataagaaaaagggtttaattaattataaaagtacattatataatgacaacaccataaataaaaagcacaacaataataataataataataatgataataatgataataataatgataataataataataataataatgatagtagTAGTATGGTCAATAACATGATCAATCATATgatcaataataatattaacaacaATATCAATGtaaataacaacaataataataataataataacaataatagtcataataatcatctaCCACAACCCAACTATGCATTTACCGATACATCCGATTTTTCTTCGCTTGACGATATGAACTGTCATTTAAACAATAACGACAAAAGTATTTTtctacacaaaaaaaatttaagagACAACATTAAATTGAAAAACAGAAGTAGTTGTGATAACATTATGAACAAGAAGAAAAACAATCTTCATTTAGCTAGACATAGTGTCGGAAGTAAATTAACAATGTTTTCATATGACccacaaaaaaataaggataatacattttttaaaagtaatataaacaaaatggaAGATAATACACCTAAGGATATACTATATGAGTCTAGGAATGTATCGAATATGAATGGTAATGTTTTATTAGGGTTAAACAAGAATACTCATCACGATATCTCGACAAAGGATGAAAatcataatgataataaaataaacaatggtgttattaacattataaataatagtaatgtgaatagtataaataatagtaatatgaatagtataaataatagtaatatgaaTAGCAATAGTATTTATAAAAGTAACTATAATAGTAATCAGTCCATATCAGATGTTCAAATTAGATACGTGAACGAAATGGACACTagcaataaaaataatgacaaCATATTTTTTGATGCTATATCATGTGATAATAACATGTATcctaatataacaaataataataataataataataataataataataataataataacaatattgaTGTGgagaattataataatcgTGATGGTACAAATAACTCTATGAAGTTGTATGCTTATAATAGTCATAACTTATTTCAAcctgataataataaaaatacatcaaACATTcagaatataaatacaaataaaaataatcaagATGGGAATGTAAATTATTCAATGAATTTTTgccattataatttaaatgataaaaattatttgatagatttaaataataaggaACAAAAGGATAAAAACATACATGGATGtgacaataatattattcaaaatagGAACgattttgaaaaaaagaaaaaaaccaatttttacaataataataatattgttatagtaaataataatatgggaAATAACAATAGTCCCCGTATGAAATATGGTTTATGTGGTAGTCATACAAGTAttgataatatgaaaaataatgaaatgaaaaataatgaaatgaaagataatgaaatgaaagataatcatataaaaagtaacaataataatagtagtagtagtagtagtagtaataataatatttataataatattaatgatgatgatacaTTTCAAAATGATTATTGTCACAATGATAATACCTTTACTATTAGACGAAAAAACAATactaatataaatagtaacATATAccaaaatgatgatataatttatacaatAAATAGTTTAAATGATTATATGAGCAATACCCTGTTACATTTTAAAGAGAAATATACATATCCAACACTAAGCACaaatgaagatatatataataaagaaatggAAGGAAAACATATAAGGCTGGATGATCAagataaatatgatgataatgataataataatgttgataataataataaaaataatgttgataataatgttgataataataatgttgataataatgttgataataatgataaaaataatgttgataataataatgttgataatgatgatgatgatgtagattttcataatataaaaaattttaataataatgaatatctTAGCTACTTTCAAAAAAATGTAGatacaataataaataattgcTTAAATTCTTTAGATATTTCTAGTATGTATGATGATACAAAAGAGATACTAAATAATATCCTATTATCTAAATATAAAGCTGAAAAAgataatgttataaaaaaatatattaatgaagatataaaaaatatgtcttTAGAAGAAATCGATAAAACAGCTCAGTCCATTTATGAAAAGAGAAAAGTATTActtacaaaattattattattatttaaaaaaaatgtagatacacaaataaataatgaaacaaGTGATTTAAGAAAAGATCTTGTTATGTGTcacatatgtaataataatcctGATGAtcaatttcatttttatgcaTATAGTAGACTagaaaaagatattattaatttaattatgtTAAGACAAATATGGTGTGAGAGTGAAAACTTAAGACTCTTATATCAATTCTTAGTAGTAGAATATCAAAATAAATCAGCAAATTCTGTTTTATTAAATGTCTCTTCAAATAATGGTGACATTATATtacttaataaaaaattggtTCAAGATAACATCAAAAATTCTATGGACCACAACAatatacacaaaaaataa